In Deltaproteobacteria bacterium, the following are encoded in one genomic region:
- a CDS encoding peptidase M15: protein MKPRFGEHFLCEEFACPCCGVALMDRDFMIALNRLRALAGRPIWVNSGFRCFNHNYAIGGAPGSQHMAGRAADIIIVGLTLNEMVELAEQVDAFRDGGIGVYPKKGFIHVDSRGRRARWKE from the coding sequence ATGAAGCCAAGGTTTGGGGAACATTTCCTTTGTGAGGAGTTCGCATGCCCTTGCTGTGGTGTGGCCCTCATGGATCGCGATTTTATGATTGCTCTTAATCGTTTAAGGGCATTGGCTGGTCGGCCTATCTGGGTTAACTCAGGGTTTCGTTGCTTTAATCACAACTATGCCATAGGTGGGGCGCCTGGCTCTCAACATATGGCAGGTCGGGCTGCAGATATTATAATAGTAGGCTTGACATTGAATGAGATGGTTGAGCTCGCTGAACAGGTTGATGCGTTTCGTGATGGCGGCATCGGCGTTTATCCCAAAAAAGGGTTTATACATGTTGATAGC